TAAAAGCTTCGTCTGGTAAATTTGACATGGTATTATATTGTAATTTTTATTTTTTTATTGCAGTGCTGTCAGCGGGTTTATCTGCTGCAGAATCTGTTTTTGCGGGCGCGGCATCATCAACCCAAACTTCGCCTTCGGCTTCTTTTGGATCTTTAGGATTACTTCCTTGCAATGATAGAATGTAGCTCGCAACTTTTTGAATTTCTTTTGGCTTAAGGGTTCCTTTCCAGGCGATCATCCCTTTTCCGTCACGTCCTCCGTTTGTAATGGTATGGAAAAGATTTTTAATTCCTCCCCCTAAAATCCAGTGATCATCTGTAAGGTTTGGTCCAATCTGACCTCCTCCATCAGCACGGTGACAAGCTGCACAATTGGCTGTAAAAATTGTTTTACCTTCTTCTAAACTAGGTGCATCAGAAAGTAATACAACTGTTTTTTCATCCATCAGGTCCGGGGCTGTTTTTAGATACTCCTCGACATCTATTTTTGCCTGAGCCATTTCTTTTTTCAGCTCCATCTCCTGGTCATCACCTCCTAATACATCATAATGAATAACGTAAACTACACCGAAAATAATACAGATATAGAATAAATATACCCACCAAGGCGGTAAATTATTATCAAGTTCTTTAATTCCGTCATAATCATGATCCATCAACAGATCTGCCTCTTTAGACATTGGTTCTGTTTTAGTAAGCTTATGCATTAAGTCTTTAAACCATGTACTTTCTTTTAAGCTTAAGCTGTTCTCATAATCTGCCTTCGCTTTTTCTTCCGGCGTCATTAATTGATACATTACTCTGTTTACTGCACTCAGTGTAATTTCGATAGCAATAAGAATGAATAAAAAGACAACCAAAAAGACAGAAACCATTGGGTATTTTACAAAAGCAGGTTTATCTCCTGAGTCTATAAAAAATTCCATTAAAGCAAATACGATGAAGAAAATCAACGGTACTCTAACATATACTGGGAAAAATTTTTTCATTTTTATCTATCTTTTGTAATTACACTAAGTCCTTCATCTAAAGGTATATTGCTCATTTCCTGAATTTTTTCTTTTCTATAAGAGAATACCCAAAAGCCTAATCCTACGAAAAAGAAGAAGAAAATCAAGAGGGAAAGAATCGGGTAAATTTCTATACCCGATATTGTTTCCATATTGTGTTTTATTTGTTCAAACATAATGCTGTTATTTTGAAGTTTTTACTTTAATATCAGTACCAAGTCTTTGTATATAAGCAATCAAAGCAACGATCTCTCTTTCATTCATCGGAATGAATTTTTCTCCTTTTGCAGCAGCTTTTTTACGGCTGTCTTCGTAACTTTTCACAAAGTCAGGATCGCTTTCTAAGCTTTTTTCAATTTTAACTGCCTGTTCTCTTAACGTTCTTTGTGCATTTGCAACATCTTCTTCACTGTAAGGAACACCAAGTGAAATCATGGCTTTCATCTTTCTTTGAGTCAGTGAGATATCCATTGGTTTATTGTCAAATAACCATTTGTAACCCGGCATGATAGATCCTGCTGATGTACTTTGAGGATTCCACATATGATTAAAGTGCCAGTTGTCATTATATTTACCTCCAACTCTTAATAAATCCGGACCTGTACGTTTTGATCCCCATAAGAATGGATGGTCGTAAACAAACTCCCCTGCTTTTGCCTGAACTCCGTAACGTTCCACTTCGCTTCTAAAAGGACGAACTGATTGTGAGTGACAACCTACACAGCCTTCTCTGATATATAAATCACGTCCTTCAAGCTCTAACGGTGTATATGGTTTTACGCTTGAAATAGTTGGTATATTCGATTTAACCATAATAGTTGGTACAATTTGAATAATACCTCCAATTAAAATAGCAATTGTAGCTAAAATGGTTAACTGAATTGGTTTTCTTTCTAACCATGAGTGGAATTTTTCTCCACTTAATCTGTTTTTGTTTATTTTTTGTAAAGCCGGAGCTTGTGCTAATTCGTCTTCGATTGTTTCACCAGCTTTAACAGTCATAATGATGTTATACACCAGTGTAAGCATTCCGATTAAATAGAATGTACCTCCAATAGCTCTCATCCAATACATTGGCATAACAGCAGTAACCGTTTCAAGGAAGTTTCCATAGGTTAAAGTACCGTCCGGGTTAAATTGTTTCCACATTGAAGCTTGTTGAAAACCAGCTACATATAATGGAATAGTGTACACAATGATCCCTAGAGTACCAATCCAGAAATGGAAGTTTGCCAGTTTCTTAGAGAATAACGTTGTTTTGGTCATTCGCGGAATTAACCAATAGATAATACCAAATGACATAAATCCGTTCCATGCTAAAGCTCCTACGTGTACGTGCGCTACGATCCAGTCAGTATAATGCGCAATAGCATTAAAGTTTTTAAAAGAAAGCATTGGTCCTTCAAAAGTTGCCATTCCGTAACCTGTAATCGCTACTACGAAGAATTTTAAAACCGGTTCTTCACGAACTTTATCCCACGCACCTCTTAATGTTAAAAGTCCGTTGATCATACCTCCCCAAGACGGAGCGATAAGCATTACTGAAAATGCAACTCCTAAATTTTGAGCCCAGTTTGGTAAAGCTGAATATAATAAATGGTGCGGTCCAGCCCAGATATAGATAAAAATTAAAGACCAAAAGTGAATAATAGATAATCTATAAGAATAGACTGGTCGATTGGCAACCTTTGGAATAAAATAGTACATCAATCCTAAGAAAGGTGTAGTTAAGAAAAATGCCACCGCATTATGTCCGTACCACCATTGTACAAGTGCGTCCTGAACACCTGCATAAACAGAGTAACTTTTTAATCCTGAAACCGGAATTTCGATGTTGTTAAAAATATGCAATACAGCAACGGTAACGAATGTAGCTATGTAAAACCAGATTGCCACATATAAGTGACGCTCCCTGCGTTTAAGCATTGTACCCACCATATTGATCCCCATTACAACCCAGATTAACGCTATTGCAATATCAATAGGCCACTCAAGTTCAGCATATTCTTTTGAAGAAGTATACCCTAATGGTAATGTGATTGCAGCTGCCACAATGATAAGCTGCCAGCCCCAGAAATGTAAATTGCTTAAAAAATCACTGAACATTCTGGCTTTTAGCAATCTTTGCATAGAATAATACATTCCGGCAAAAAAAGCGTTCCCAACAAAGGCAAAAATGACAGCGTTTGTGTGCAATGGTCTTAAACGACCGTAACTAAGCCACGAGATTCCGTCTGTCAGGTTGGGAAAAAGGTACATAACCGCCAGGGTCAGCCCCACTAACATACCTACTACCCCAAAGAGAATAGTAGCGTAAATGAATTTTTTTACAATTTTGTTGTCGTAATAAAACTGTTCCATTTCCATAATTATACTTGTTTTTCTTCTATTGGTGAATTATTATTTTGAGAAATAATTTTGGTCTCGTCATCAAAAAGAATTCGCACTGACGGCGTATAATCATCATCGTACTGTCCGGACTTAACAGCGACGATAAATGCAATAAAAAAGCATACTGCAACGAAAATACTTACTGAAATTAATAGATAAATAACACTCATACCCTAAATTTATTTGAACAAAATTACTAGGCAATAGGCGTTTAAAATATGATAATTATCATGCAAAAAGAATAAGATAAATGTAATAAAATATTTCCTTAGAATAATTTAGAATCATTTTAAACTGTTCTTACTAAAGTAGTTAGACATAATAGTTACAAAACTTACGATGGTAATTGTACTCAACGGCATAATGATTGCTGCCACTAAAGGAAGCAGGTTTCCTGTAACTGCAAAAGCCAGTCCCACAACATTATAAAGCAGTGATAAAGTAAAACTCATCTTGATAATCAAAATGGATTTATGAGAGAGTTTTAAGAAGTAATTCAGACGTGAAAATTGACCTGCATCCAAAATAGCATCGCAGGCCGGTGAGAAAACATTTACGTTTTCTGAAACCGAAATACCAACATTACTCTGTGCCAAAGCTCCGGCATCATTTAATCCATCTCCAACCATCATTACATTTTTTCCTGTGTCTTGCAGATTCTTAATGAATTCAAGTTTCTGTTCTGGTTTTTGATTAAAAATCAATTCGGTATTCTTAGGCAGAATGGCCTCAAGATTCGCTCTTTCACCATCATTATCTCCCGATAAAACTTTGATGTTATAGTCTTTACTAAGAGTATTAAACAAGTTTTGAAGCCCTTCACGATATTGATTCTGGAAAACAAATTTTCCGTAATTAACGTTATCTATTTTAATATAAAGTGACGTACGTTCAATTTCAGAAGTATCCAAAACTGAGCTTTCTACAAAGGAGGCTGACCCAATTTTGATTTCTTTATTGTCCACGACAGCAAGAATCCCCTTTCCTGTTATTTCCTGAAAATCAGCCACTTTAACACGTTTGTATTCCGGTAAAAAATCATACAACATTCGGCTTAAAGGGTGATTAGAACCTCTTAAAACATTTTTTATCAATTCGTAATTTTGCTCGGAAAGTTCATTTCCTTCATACAAAATATTCGATTTTTTATTCGTAGTTATGGTTCCTGTTTTATCAAAAACTATAGTATCTACCTTTGCCAGCTGCTCGATAACCAATGCATTTTTCAGGTACATTTTTTGTTTTCCCATAATTCGGAGAATATTTCCAAAAGTAAACGGAGCTGTAAGTGCCAATGCGCATGGACAGGCCACGATTAAAACTGCTGTAAAAACATTAAATGCGGTATTGGCATCAAAGAATATCCAGTAACCGAAACCTCCAAAGGCTATCAACAGTAAGATAGGTGTAAAATAACGGCTTATGGCATCAGTAATTGTTTTGTGTTTTTGATCTACTTTTTTCTGGAAAATTTCATTACTCCACAATTGTGTCAGGTAACTTTGTGAGACAGAATGCAATACTTCCATTTCAATCACTTTTCCTATTTGTTTTCCTCCCGCAAATACTTTATCACCGGATACTTTGGTTATCGGTACTGCTTCACCGGTAACGAAACTGTAATCAATTTCGGCTTTTTCGCTTATTAAAATACCATCAACGGGAATTAATTCCTGATTTCTGATAAGAAGTCTGTTTCCTTTTTGAACATCGTAAATAGGAACACTTTCTTCGGATAAATCAGAATTGATTCTGGTAACAGCAATTGGAAAATACGATTTAAAGTCACGTTCAAAACTTAAAAAGCTATAGGTTTTAATCTGAAACATTTTTCCGAGAAGCATAAAAAACACCAAACTCGCCAGACTGTCAAAAAAGCCCGGTCCGTGGTCCATCAGCATATCGTAAGAGCTTCGAATAAACATAACGATAATTCCCAAAGCAATTGGAATATCGATATTCAGCATTCTGGTTCTGATACTGTGATAAGCCGAAACATAATAACCACTTGCAGAATATAAAAAGCTTGGCAACGCCAAAACAAAAATTAGCAGCCTGAAAAATGGTTTATAACTGTCCAGCCAGAATTCTTTCATTTCAAAATACTCAGGAAATGAAAGCAGCATGATATTTCCAAAACAAAAGAAAGCGACACCCAGTTTATATGTTAAACTTCTGTCTACTTTATTTTTTCCTGTTTCGTAATTTTCTAAACTAATATATGGTTCGTACCCAATTGAACTAAGGAGATAGGCTATTTCTTTTAAGGAAACAACATCAGAATTAAATGTGATTCGGACTTTTTTCTCAGGAAAATTAACTTGTGAGGTACTTATGCCCGGCTGCAGACGATTGAGATTTTCAAGAATCCAAATACAGGAACTGCAATGAATGTGCGGAATACTAAGCGAAACGATAGCTGTGTTCCCTTCCTGAAATTCCAGTACTTTTGAAATAATAGCCTCGTTTTCTAAAAAATCATATTTACCCTGAATATCCTGTGGTGTTGCTCCGGGAGATTTTTCAAAATCATAATAGCAGGTTAAATCATTTAGACTAAAAATTTCGTAAACTGTTTTACAGCCTGTACAACAAAACTTTTTTTCATCAAAATTGATCTCTTCATTTTTAGGAATAATCAGTCCACAATGAAAACAATTCTGCTCACTCATAATTTGTTTTTTTAATCCGGCAAAGTTTCAAAATTCATCGCGATTTTAACTATGACATTTATCATGTTTCATTGAAATCAAAACTCTAATTTAGCAAAATAAACCAGTTGGACCGTAATTTTCGTTTTTTTATGTATTTTTTAGGCAATAAAATTACCAATGAACGCCAATATTGGTTAATTTTGCACTAAACTTTTTTAATCGCCATGAGTAAATGTGATCAATGTATCGTAAGACAGCTTTCTTCTTTAAAAGCCCTGAACAAAGATGAGGTCGTAAAACTGGCTAGCAGTAAAACCACTTACACAATTAAAAAAGGGGAAGCAATTTTTGAAGAAGGTGAAGTAACTAATGGTGTTTTTTGTGTTAAAGACGGCGTTGGAAAGCTATCAAAGCTTAGTGCAAATGGAAAAGACCAAATTGTGAAACTTGTTAAGTCTGGTGAACTTCTGGGACAGCGCTCTATGATTAGTAATGAGCCTGCTAATTTATCTGCAAAAGCTATTGCAGATATGGAAGTTTGTTTTATTCCTAAAGCCGAAATTATTCATTTCTTTAACACCAACAATCAGTTTTCTTTGAATCTGATGCAGTCTGTATGCGAAGATTTGAAAGAATCTGATAATGACAAAATTGCTTTAGTCCAGAAAACCGTAAAACAGCGTCTGGCAGAAACTTTACTGCAGCTGCATGAGGATTTTGGCGAAAATCAGGATAAGACTTTAAAAGTACAGCTTACCAGAGAAGAACTCGCCGGAATAATTGGAACTGCAACAGAAAGCTGTATCCGTTTATTATCTGATTTTAATAAAATGGAATTGATTGAATTAGTTGGTAAAAAAATAATGCTGAAAAATATAAAAGCATTAAAAAAACTGGCTGAATAAATTATTGCTTTTTAGCTTCGTTCCAAAAAACATCCATTTCAGCCAAAGTCATATCCATTAAGGGCCTGCCTAATTCGGCTGCTTTATTTTCCAGATATTGAAAACGCTTAATAAACTTTTTATTAGTACGTTCTAATGCGTCTTCCGGATTTACATTCAGGAATCGGGCGTAGTTAATTATTGAAAACAAAACATCTCCAAATTCGGCTTCAATTTTATCCTGATCGCCTGATTTTACCTCTGCCTGAAGTTCTTCCAGTTCTTCCTGGACTTTGTCCCAAACCTGATGCGGTTCTTCCCAGTCAAAACCAACACCTTTTACCTTGTCCTGAATCCTGCTTGCTTTTACAAGCGCCGGCAGACTTCTCGGCACACCTTCCAAAACGGATTTCTTTCCTTCTTTAAGTTTAAGTTTTTCCCAGTTTTGTTTTACTTCTTCTTCATCTTTTACAACTGTATCACTGTAAATATGAGGATGGCGGTGAATTAATTTATCACAGATTTCATTGCAGACATCAGCTATATCAAAATCATTCGTTTCTGAGCCTATTTTAGCATAAAAAACAATATGAAGCAATAAATCGCCCAGCTCTTTTTTAACTTCATTTAAATCATTATCTAAAATAGCATCACCTAATTCGTAAGTCTCTTCGATTGTTAAATGTCTAAGTGACTGCAGTGTTTGTTTTTTATCCCACGGGCACTGTTCACGAAGTTCATCCATTATAATTAATAATCTTTCGAAAGCTTTTAACTGAAGTTCTCTGCTCATCTTTATTGTATTTGATTTTTTTAATGAAGGGAATGTAAAAGTAAAAAATCCTGTCAAGAAAACATCTTAACAGGATTAATATATTTAAACTTTAAAGAAGGTCTATTCTTCTTTTTTAGCTTTTGCTTTTTTAGCAGCCGGTGCTTTTTTTGGTTTTTCCTCTACAACCGGAGTTTCTTCCGAAGCTTCAACAGCAGCAGGAGCTAAATCTGTAACCAGACCTTTTGCCTGTAATGTATTGTACCAGCTTAATACTTTTTTAATATCAGACGGATAAACTCTTTCTTCATCATATTCCGGTAAAATTTCTTTAAAATAAGCACTTAAAGTTGCGTTATCTTCTTTGTGAGAAATAGCCTGACCTTTGTTTTCTTTAGTCGCAATTTTCTGCATTACTTCCGTCAATGGTTTTTCTCCTTCGTATGTATAAATAGAAATTTCCGATAATAAACTTACATTACTTTTTAAGTTTACCGTAATTTTTTTTCCGTCTAATA
This portion of the Flavobacterium gelatinilyticum genome encodes:
- a CDS encoding cbb3-type cytochrome c oxidase N-terminal domain-containing protein translates to MKKFFPVYVRVPLIFFIVFALMEFFIDSGDKPAFVKYPMVSVFLVVFLFILIAIEITLSAVNRVMYQLMTPEEKAKADYENSLSLKESTWFKDLMHKLTKTEPMSKEADLLMDHDYDGIKELDNNLPPWWVYLFYICIIFGVVYVIHYDVLGGDDQEMELKKEMAQAKIDVEEYLKTAPDLMDEKTVVLLSDAPSLEEGKTIFTANCAACHRADGGGQIGPNLTDDHWILGGGIKNLFHTITNGGRDGKGMIAWKGTLKPKEIQKVASYILSLQGSNPKDPKEAEGEVWVDDAAPAKTDSAADKPADSTAIKK
- the ccoS gene encoding cbb3-type cytochrome oxidase assembly protein CcoS; this encodes MSVIYLLISVSIFVAVCFFIAFIVAVKSGQYDDDYTPSVRILFDDETKIISQNNNSPIEEKQV
- the mazG gene encoding nucleoside triphosphate pyrophosphohydrolase yields the protein MSRELQLKAFERLLIIMDELREQCPWDKKQTLQSLRHLTIEETYELGDAILDNDLNEVKKELGDLLLHIVFYAKIGSETNDFDIADVCNEICDKLIHRHPHIYSDTVVKDEEEVKQNWEKLKLKEGKKSVLEGVPRSLPALVKASRIQDKVKGVGFDWEEPHQVWDKVQEELEELQAEVKSGDQDKIEAEFGDVLFSIINYARFLNVNPEDALERTNKKFIKRFQYLENKAAELGRPLMDMTLAEMDVFWNEAKKQ
- a CDS encoding DUF5606 family protein, with translation MNLDKILAISGKPGLYVLKVQTRTGFVAESLLDGKKITVNLKSNVSLLSEISIYTYEGEKPLTEVMQKIATKENKGQAISHKEDNATLSAYFKEILPEYDEERVYPSDIKKVLSWYNTLQAKGLVTDLAPAAVEASEETPVVEEKPKKAPAAKKAKAKKEE
- a CDS encoding CcoQ/FixQ family Cbb3-type cytochrome c oxidase assembly chaperone; its protein translation is MFEQIKHNMETISGIEIYPILSLLIFFFFFVGLGFWVFSYRKEKIQEMSNIPLDEGLSVITKDR
- the ccoN gene encoding cytochrome-c oxidase, cbb3-type subunit I, translated to MEMEQFYYDNKIVKKFIYATILFGVVGMLVGLTLAVMYLFPNLTDGISWLSYGRLRPLHTNAVIFAFVGNAFFAGMYYSMQRLLKARMFSDFLSNLHFWGWQLIIVAAAITLPLGYTSSKEYAELEWPIDIAIALIWVVMGINMVGTMLKRRERHLYVAIWFYIATFVTVAVLHIFNNIEIPVSGLKSYSVYAGVQDALVQWWYGHNAVAFFLTTPFLGLMYYFIPKVANRPVYSYRLSIIHFWSLIFIYIWAGPHHLLYSALPNWAQNLGVAFSVMLIAPSWGGMINGLLTLRGAWDKVREEPVLKFFVVAITGYGMATFEGPMLSFKNFNAIAHYTDWIVAHVHVGALAWNGFMSFGIIYWLIPRMTKTTLFSKKLANFHFWIGTLGIIVYTIPLYVAGFQQASMWKQFNPDGTLTYGNFLETVTAVMPMYWMRAIGGTFYLIGMLTLVYNIIMTVKAGETIEDELAQAPALQKINKNRLSGEKFHSWLERKPIQLTILATIAILIGGIIQIVPTIMVKSNIPTISSVKPYTPLELEGRDLYIREGCVGCHSQSVRPFRSEVERYGVQAKAGEFVYDHPFLWGSKRTGPDLLRVGGKYNDNWHFNHMWNPQSTSAGSIMPGYKWLFDNKPMDISLTQRKMKAMISLGVPYSEEDVANAQRTLREQAVKIEKSLESDPDFVKSYEDSRKKAAAKGEKFIPMNEREIVALIAYIQRLGTDIKVKTSK
- a CDS encoding Crp/Fnr family transcriptional regulator, with amino-acid sequence MSKCDQCIVRQLSSLKALNKDEVVKLASSKTTYTIKKGEAIFEEGEVTNGVFCVKDGVGKLSKLSANGKDQIVKLVKSGELLGQRSMISNEPANLSAKAIADMEVCFIPKAEIIHFFNTNNQFSLNLMQSVCEDLKESDNDKIALVQKTVKQRLAETLLQLHEDFGENQDKTLKVQLTREELAGIIGTATESCIRLLSDFNKMELIELVGKKIMLKNIKALKKLAE
- a CDS encoding heavy metal translocating P-type ATPase, encoding MSEQNCFHCGLIIPKNEEINFDEKKFCCTGCKTVYEIFSLNDLTCYYDFEKSPGATPQDIQGKYDFLENEAIISKVLEFQEGNTAIVSLSIPHIHCSSCIWILENLNRLQPGISTSQVNFPEKKVRITFNSDVVSLKEIAYLLSSIGYEPYISLENYETGKNKVDRSLTYKLGVAFFCFGNIMLLSFPEYFEMKEFWLDSYKPFFRLLIFVLALPSFLYSASGYYVSAYHSIRTRMLNIDIPIALGIIVMFIRSSYDMLMDHGPGFFDSLASLVFFMLLGKMFQIKTYSFLSFERDFKSYFPIAVTRINSDLSEESVPIYDVQKGNRLLIRNQELIPVDGILISEKAEIDYSFVTGEAVPITKVSGDKVFAGGKQIGKVIEMEVLHSVSQSYLTQLWSNEIFQKKVDQKHKTITDAISRYFTPILLLIAFGGFGYWIFFDANTAFNVFTAVLIVACPCALALTAPFTFGNILRIMGKQKMYLKNALVIEQLAKVDTIVFDKTGTITTNKKSNILYEGNELSEQNYELIKNVLRGSNHPLSRMLYDFLPEYKRVKVADFQEITGKGILAVVDNKEIKIGSASFVESSVLDTSEIERTSLYIKIDNVNYGKFVFQNQYREGLQNLFNTLSKDYNIKVLSGDNDGERANLEAILPKNTELIFNQKPEQKLEFIKNLQDTGKNVMMVGDGLNDAGALAQSNVGISVSENVNVFSPACDAILDAGQFSRLNYFLKLSHKSILIIKMSFTLSLLYNVVGLAFAVTGNLLPLVAAIIMPLSTITIVSFVTIMSNYFSKNSLK